In uncultured Bacteroides sp., the following proteins share a genomic window:
- a CDS encoding SusC/RagA family TonB-linked outer membrane protein yields MKNIHAKIVMGTMMAFTSLGLVAQENAAIITPADSLAKQEVNVAFRTVNQKDLMGGVSVVDMVQLTDKNYSTYSLDNMQSLVGGYNGQLWNMGDALILVDGVPRDANNVMPTEIDKITFLKSASAVVLYGSRASKGVILITTKRGREDGLQIKARGDAAVFIPKSYPKYLGAAEYMTLYNEARANDGLSPTYSKDLIYNTSTGNNPYRYPDVNFFSSDYLKKAYNLYDASAEFSGGGKYAHFYTNIGFYNVSDLINFGEGKDNHTNRMNIRGNVDLRLNDWVTGWVNANATFYDARNDNASFWSNSATLRPNRVSPLIPISYVEENDNSSRTLINNSNYLVDGQYLLGGTQLDPTNPFAAMYAAGYNKHTSRQFQFDTGINLDLAKVLKGLSFRTQFAVDYATSYSTSINNKYATYEAVWNNYSGQDLITSLNKYNKDSSTGTQNVSGSAETQTIMFSGQFNYNRTFNEVHNISAMLLAHGYQQTISGEYHRLSNANLGLQLGYNYKNKYYVDFSAAEVHSAKFAQGNREAISPTISAAWRLSKEGFLADSPIIDDLKLNASASMLNQDLDIKTTIDDKNVEYYLYDNVFTSSGTWWGWSESYGNSMQSADSRRSGNDNLSFVKRKEFTVGVDASLWKGLLKLNANLFTTSTEGLLTTPSTIFPSYFQTYWPVSSFLPYMNYNNNRRTGFDFALNLNKKVGNVDMTLGVNGMYYTSKATKVNENVEYDYLKAEGKPIDALWGLQSNGFYKDETDIANSSTSSFGQVKPGDIKYIDQNNDGTIDSKDQVVLGKWGAPFIFGVNFTAKCKAVTFFAALTGNIGGKGIKNNSYMWVYGDRKYSEVVRNRWTPETANTATYPRLTTQSGDNNFRSSDFWIYSTSRVDLGKVQITYDFPKNILRNNIIKGLSVYFSGSSLLTIAKEREYMEMNVGTTPQNRSYNFGLKAEF; encoded by the coding sequence ATGAAAAATATACATGCAAAAATCGTTATGGGGACTATGATGGCTTTCACGTCATTGGGGCTGGTAGCGCAAGAGAATGCAGCAATTATAACACCTGCCGACTCTTTAGCCAAGCAAGAAGTCAATGTGGCTTTCCGTACGGTGAATCAGAAGGACCTGATGGGAGGTGTTTCTGTAGTGGATATGGTGCAATTAACGGATAAAAACTATTCGACGTATAGTTTGGATAATATGCAGTCACTGGTAGGTGGATATAATGGCCAGCTATGGAACATGGGTGATGCATTAATATTAGTTGATGGTGTACCCCGTGATGCAAATAATGTAATGCCTACTGAAATAGATAAAATAACATTTCTAAAAAGTGCCTCTGCTGTTGTATTGTATGGCAGTCGCGCATCTAAAGGCGTTATTTTAATTACAACAAAACGTGGACGCGAAGACGGACTTCAAATTAAAGCCCGTGGTGATGCTGCGGTATTTATACCTAAATCATATCCTAAGTATTTAGGAGCAGCTGAATATATGACCTTATATAATGAAGCACGAGCAAATGATGGTTTATCTCCTACTTATTCAAAAGATTTGATTTATAATACTTCAACAGGAAATAATCCTTATCGTTATCCTGATGTGAATTTTTTCTCATCTGATTATTTAAAAAAGGCATATAATCTTTATGATGCTTCAGCTGAGTTTTCAGGTGGTGGAAAATATGCCCATTTCTATACTAATATTGGTTTTTATAATGTTAGTGATCTGATTAATTTTGGAGAAGGAAAAGATAACCATACAAATCGTATGAATATACGTGGTAATGTAGATTTACGTCTGAATGATTGGGTTACAGGATGGGTAAATGCAAATGCAACATTTTATGACGCACGTAACGATAATGCTTCATTTTGGTCGAACTCAGCCACACTGCGTCCCAACCGTGTTAGTCCTTTGATTCCAATTTCCTATGTTGAAGAAAACGACAATTCTTCCAGGACATTAATCAATAATAGTAATTATCTGGTGGATGGTCAATATCTATTAGGTGGAACTCAATTGGATCCAACCAATCCGTTTGCAGCAATGTATGCTGCCGGCTACAACAAGCACACTTCTCGTCAGTTTCAATTTGATACCGGTATTAATTTAGATCTTGCCAAAGTGTTGAAGGGACTTTCGTTCCGTACACAATTTGCTGTTGATTATGCGACCAGTTATTCTACTTCCATCAATAATAAATATGCTACTTATGAAGCAGTATGGAACAATTACTCAGGTCAGGATTTAATCACATCGCTAAATAAGTACAATAAAGATAGTAGTACGGGTACGCAAAATGTATCAGGTAGTGCAGAGACACAAACTATAATGTTTTCTGGTCAGTTTAATTATAATCGTACATTCAATGAGGTGCATAATATTTCTGCAATGTTGTTGGCACATGGTTATCAACAAACAATTTCCGGAGAGTATCATCGTCTCAGTAATGCGAATTTAGGTCTGCAACTCGGATATAATTATAAAAATAAGTATTATGTCGATTTTAGTGCGGCTGAAGTTCATTCGGCAAAATTTGCCCAAGGGAATCGCGAGGCTATTTCACCTACCATATCAGCTGCATGGCGTTTAAGTAAAGAAGGTTTCCTTGCAGATTCGCCGATCATTGATGATTTGAAGCTAAATGCTTCTGCTTCAATGTTGAATCAAGACTTAGATATTAAGACTACAATTGACGATAAGAATGTTGAATATTATCTTTACGACAATGTATTTACTTCATCAGGAACTTGGTGGGGATGGTCAGAATCGTATGGTAACAGCATGCAGTCTGCTGACTCTCGTCGTAGTGGTAATGACAATTTAAGTTTTGTAAAACGCAAGGAATTTACAGTTGGCGTTGATGCTTCTTTATGGAAGGGCTTATTGAAATTGAATGCCAATTTATTTACTACTTCAACAGAAGGTTTATTGACTACTCCATCTACAATTTTCCCGAGCTATTTCCAGACCTACTGGCCGGTTTCCTCTTTTTTGCCATATATGAACTATAATAACAATCGCCGTACAGGTTTTGACTTTGCACTTAATCTGAATAAGAAAGTTGGTAATGTAGACATGACATTGGGAGTAAACGGAATGTACTACACTTCTAAGGCTACAAAAGTTAATGAAAATGTAGAATATGATTATTTGAAAGCTGAAGGAAAACCGATTGATGCTCTTTGGGGATTACAGAGTAACGGTTTCTATAAAGATGAAACTGATATAGCAAACTCTTCTACTTCTAGTTTTGGCCAAGTAAAACCAGGTGATATAAAATACATTGATCAAAACAATGATGGTACAATTGATAGCAAGGATCAGGTTGTATTAGGTAAATGGGGAGCACCTTTTATTTTCGGTGTGAATTTTACAGCGAAATGTAAAGCTGTCACTTTCTTTGCTGCCCTTACAGGTAATATAGGAGGGAAAGGAATAAAGAATAATTCATATATGTGGGTGTATGGTGACCGCAAGTATTCAGAAGTTGTGCGCAATCGCTGGACTCCCGAAACAGCTAATACAGCCACTTATCCTCGTTTAACAACTCAAAGCGGCGACAATAACTTCCGTTCTTCCGATTTCTGGATTTACAGTACCAGTCGTGTAGATTTGGGTAAGGTGCAAATTACTTATGATTTTCCAAAAAATATATTGAGAAATAATATTATCAAAGGCTTGTCAGTGTACTTTAGCGGTTCTAGCTTGTTGACTATTGCCAAAGAACGTGAATATATGGAGATGAATGTAGGTACTACACCTCAGAATCGTAGTTATAATTTTGGTTTGAAAGCTGAGTTTTAA
- a CDS encoding RagB/SusD family nutrient uptake outer membrane protein produces MKKYIYKYFLSGLIVMCLLSTTSCTDYLDKAPDSDISATDAFKDFTNFQGYTEELYYCIPDFAKGYWSNSFNWGEDEIMNVGIDYHMCYKIDQGDFWGWQSEHDGWQSGWMDRRGSSTTSNDRFEKSLWSLAWYGIRKSNMGLANIKLMTDATEEERNLIEGQLYFFRGWFHFELMQYFGGLPYIDTVLPSGEPLTLPRLSYQECAEKAAADFRKAADLLPIDWDNTTAGKNTLGKNQLRVNKIMALGYLGKNLLWAGSPLMNYESQKSKSYNKDLCKRSAEAFGELLTLVESGQTQYSLVDFKNYSSLFYTIGQDGLMPGSTEAIFRGPSYGWNDTNWGLSKQFGTGILNDAGVLSLPTANYVNYYGMANGLPLTDAESGFDATYPWKGRDPRFYHDIVYDGVKVVEGNLSTENEPLRYASLYTSGQLRDATKGSRTGYLLYKFIPVKCNKFDDGYGYSNHFHIHLSWMRLADVYLMYAESAANASESAMGKSSNCSLTSVDAVNKIRKRAGVKEINAKYTGTLDGFMGELRRERAVELAYEGHRFNDLRRWLLLTESPYTIKTSQEFIRSGAFNKEDPTKNAVSGFTEKVILTRNFTEKHYWLPLKKSDTSLYPEFHQNPGW; encoded by the coding sequence ATGAAAAAGTATATATATAAATATTTTTTAAGCGGCTTGATAGTTATGTGCCTGCTAAGTACAACTTCATGTACAGACTATCTGGATAAAGCACCCGACTCTGATATTTCTGCAACGGATGCTTTTAAAGATTTCACCAACTTCCAAGGTTATACGGAAGAGCTATATTATTGCATCCCCGATTTTGCAAAAGGTTATTGGAGTAATTCCTTTAACTGGGGAGAAGATGAAATTATGAATGTAGGTATTGACTATCACATGTGCTATAAGATTGACCAAGGCGATTTCTGGGGATGGCAATCCGAACATGATGGCTGGCAAAGCGGCTGGATGGATCGTAGAGGTAGTTCGACTACTTCTAATGATCGTTTCGAAAAGTCATTATGGTCGCTCGCATGGTATGGTATTCGTAAAAGCAATATGGGTCTTGCTAACATAAAATTGATGACCGATGCTACAGAAGAAGAACGTAACTTAATTGAAGGACAGCTATACTTCTTTCGTGGATGGTTCCATTTTGAGTTGATGCAATACTTCGGAGGTTTGCCTTATATCGACACGGTACTTCCTTCTGGAGAACCATTGACTCTTCCTCGACTTAGCTATCAGGAATGTGCAGAAAAAGCAGCTGCCGATTTTCGCAAGGCTGCCGACTTACTGCCTATCGACTGGGATAATACAACCGCAGGAAAGAATACATTGGGTAAGAACCAATTACGTGTCAATAAAATTATGGCATTAGGCTACTTAGGTAAGAATTTGTTGTGGGCAGGTAGTCCATTAATGAACTATGAATCTCAAAAATCTAAATCATATAACAAAGATTTATGCAAGAGATCAGCCGAAGCATTTGGTGAATTGCTCACATTGGTTGAAAGTGGCCAGACACAATATTCTTTGGTTGATTTTAAAAATTACTCTAGCTTGTTTTATACAATCGGGCAAGATGGTTTGATGCCTGGTTCAACAGAAGCTATTTTCCGTGGTCCTTCTTATGGATGGAACGATACAAACTGGGGGTTGAGTAAGCAATTTGGTACCGGCATTCTTAATGATGCTGGAGTTCTATCACTTCCTACAGCCAATTATGTTAACTATTATGGTATGGCAAATGGCCTACCTTTGACTGACGCAGAATCGGGCTTTGATGCAACCTATCCTTGGAAAGGACGCGATCCACGTTTTTACCATGATATTGTATACGATGGTGTGAAAGTAGTAGAAGGTAATTTGAGTACAGAAAATGAACCACTTCGCTATGCCAGCTTATATACTTCCGGTCAGTTGCGTGATGCTACGAAAGGAAGTCGCACCGGATATTTGCTTTACAAGTTTATTCCTGTTAAATGTAATAAGTTCGATGACGGTTATGGATATAGCAATCACTTTCATATTCATCTGAGTTGGATGCGCTTAGCAGATGTCTATTTAATGTATGCTGAATCAGCAGCAAATGCTTCGGAATCTGCTATGGGCAAATCATCAAACTGCTCATTGACTTCAGTTGACGCTGTTAATAAAATTCGTAAACGTGCGGGAGTAAAAGAGATAAATGCTAAATATACTGGTACATTAGATGGTTTCATGGGTGAGCTTCGCCGTGAACGCGCTGTAGAATTGGCTTATGAAGGGCATCGTTTTAATGATTTGCGTCGTTGGTTATTACTGACAGAATCTCCTTATACTATTAAAACTTCACAGGAATTTATTCGTTCAGGTGCTTTCAATAAAGAAGATCCTACAAAAAATGCAGTAAGTGGCTTTACAGAAAAAGTAATTTTAACTCGAAACTTTACAGAAAAGCATTATTGGTTACCTTTGAAGAAATCTGATACAAGTCTTTACCCTGAATTTCATCAGAATCCTGGTTGGTAA
- a CDS encoding TonB-dependent receptor encodes MIMKNVKRQTKKNLYLFLLMLFSSLIVTAQDKAFVKGIVVDGQNEPVIGATVFVKGNRSIGTATDIDGKFSLSVPNTKQLLVVSYVGMVTQDVKIEGNKSIKIVLKDNNVQLNEIVVVGYGQQKKASVVGAITQTTGKVLERAGGVSNIGAALTGNLPGVVTTASTGMPGEEDPKIVIRGISSWNNSDPLILVDGIERPMNSVDISSVQSVSVLKDASATAVYGVKGANGVILITTKRGSEGKAKIEVGFNATAKVVSKLPRSMASANALYVRNQAIENELGLNPDSWGDITSADILEKYRNPANLEEAERYPNVDWQKELFKDYAMAYNANVNISGGTRFVKYFAAVDFQHEGDLFRQWDNNRGYQSGYGYNRINVRSNLDFQLTKTTVLKANIAGSHGLRLSPWHVSDDSFGASQLWQAAYSAPSDAFLPRYSDGAWGYYPSNTQGAPNSIVNLAISGSEKKTTTRINTDFTLEQDLSFFLKGLKASALLSLDNVFFENDRGINDLYHNTQFKWIDPDTGEIKYQQSGNSNNNFDFQEGIQWTTSGGSIDNNQTQRNLFYQGQLNWAGQFGKHEVSAMGVFNRTERATGSEFTHYREDWAFRTTYNYADKYFAEYNGAYNGSEKFSAKNRFAFFNSGAVGWMISEEKFFNPLKKYVDMLKVRYSYGEIGDDNVGSRWLYATQWAYGTGKNGSIAMMGSKGENSPYTWYRESSVGNENVHWEKAVKQNLGVDYSLLGGLIAGSAEFFHENRSDILVSGDKRSVPSYFGTTAPTANLGKVRTKGYELELRLNKMFKNGLRLWGNFNMTHAENLVLKYDDAQFLPSYQKTAGYAIGQDHSYLSNGYANTWDEVIGMTDHNTNDNQKLPGQYVIVDFNGDGVIDTNDNAPYGYTGTPQNTYNATVGFEWKGFSAFVQFYGVTNVDRYVSFTSLNGKLNTVFDEGAYWTVKNTNADAPMPRWNSTPNYYEGTRYHYDGSFIRLKNAEIAYTFTDGWIKKMGLSNLKIYLNGNNLWVWTRMPDDRESNFAGTGLASQGAYPTLKRFNLGIKFNL; translated from the coding sequence ATAATAATGAAAAATGTTAAAAGACAAACTAAAAAGAATCTTTATTTATTCTTACTAATGCTATTCAGTAGCCTAATAGTGACGGCTCAGGATAAAGCATTTGTAAAAGGGATAGTAGTGGATGGACAAAATGAACCAGTGATTGGAGCTACTGTCTTTGTAAAAGGAAATCGTTCAATAGGCACAGCAACAGATATAGACGGTAAATTCTCACTGAGTGTTCCAAACACAAAGCAACTCCTTGTAGTTTCTTATGTAGGTATGGTTACACAAGATGTGAAAATCGAAGGTAATAAATCAATAAAAATTGTTTTAAAAGATAATAACGTACAATTAAATGAAATAGTTGTTGTAGGTTATGGACAACAAAAGAAAGCTAGTGTGGTTGGCGCAATTACGCAAACTACTGGTAAAGTGCTGGAACGTGCCGGTGGTGTTTCAAATATTGGTGCAGCCTTGACTGGTAACCTGCCTGGCGTAGTTACTACAGCTAGTACCGGTATGCCTGGCGAAGAAGATCCGAAGATAGTTATTCGTGGTATCAGTTCATGGAACAATAGTGATCCATTAATTTTAGTAGATGGAATAGAACGTCCTATGAATAGTGTAGACATCAGTTCTGTACAATCTGTTTCTGTATTAAAGGATGCTTCTGCCACTGCCGTTTATGGTGTGAAAGGTGCAAATGGTGTTATCTTGATTACTACAAAACGTGGAAGTGAAGGTAAAGCCAAAATAGAGGTTGGTTTTAATGCTACAGCAAAAGTCGTGTCTAAGTTACCACGTTCTATGGCTTCTGCAAATGCTTTATATGTACGTAATCAAGCAATAGAGAATGAACTGGGTTTAAATCCTGATTCATGGGGGGATATTACATCAGCTGATATTCTGGAGAAATACCGTAATCCGGCTAATTTGGAAGAAGCTGAACGCTATCCGAATGTGGATTGGCAGAAAGAGTTGTTTAAAGATTATGCAATGGCTTATAATGCAAATGTTAATATTTCGGGTGGAACAAGATTTGTAAAATACTTTGCGGCAGTAGATTTTCAACATGAAGGTGATTTGTTCCGTCAGTGGGATAATAATCGTGGATATCAGTCAGGATATGGTTATAACCGTATTAATGTACGAAGTAATTTAGATTTCCAGTTGACAAAAACGACTGTTTTGAAAGCTAATATTGCGGGGTCACATGGTCTTAGACTTTCTCCATGGCATGTCAGCGATGATTCATTCGGAGCGTCGCAGTTATGGCAGGCTGCTTATAGTGCTCCCTCAGATGCGTTTCTTCCCCGATATTCGGATGGAGCGTGGGGATATTATCCTTCTAATACACAAGGTGCACCTAACTCAATTGTAAATTTGGCGATCAGTGGTTCTGAAAAGAAGACAACGACTCGTATTAACACAGACTTTACCCTGGAACAAGATCTTAGTTTCTTTTTGAAAGGATTGAAAGCAAGTGCCTTGCTCTCATTGGATAATGTGTTTTTTGAAAATGATCGTGGTATAAATGACCTTTATCACAATACACAATTTAAATGGATAGATCCTGATACGGGAGAAATAAAGTACCAACAATCTGGTAATAGTAATAATAACTTCGACTTTCAAGAGGGAATACAGTGGACTACATCTGGTGGTTCAATAGATAATAATCAAACTCAGCGTAACTTGTTCTATCAGGGACAATTGAATTGGGCTGGACAGTTTGGTAAACATGAAGTTTCTGCAATGGGTGTATTTAACCGTACAGAGCGTGCAACCGGTAGTGAATTTACGCATTATCGTGAAGATTGGGCTTTCCGTACTACATATAATTATGCCGACAAGTATTTCGCTGAATATAACGGTGCTTATAATGGTTCTGAAAAATTTAGCGCTAAGAATCGTTTCGCTTTCTTTAATTCGGGTGCCGTGGGATGGATGATCAGTGAAGAAAAATTCTTCAATCCGCTTAAGAAATACGTAGATATGTTAAAAGTGAGGTATTCTTATGGTGAAATCGGTGATGACAATGTTGGGTCTCGTTGGTTATACGCCACTCAGTGGGCTTACGGAACAGGTAAAAATGGAAGTATTGCTATGATGGGGTCTAAGGGAGAAAACAGTCCTTATACATGGTATCGTGAGTCATCAGTAGGTAATGAAAATGTGCATTGGGAAAAAGCAGTTAAGCAGAACTTAGGTGTTGACTATTCATTACTAGGAGGTTTAATAGCTGGTAGTGCAGAGTTTTTTCATGAAAACCGTTCTGATATTCTCGTATCAGGTGATAAACGTTCTGTACCTTCTTATTTTGGTACCACAGCTCCTACTGCCAATCTTGGTAAGGTTCGCACAAAAGGATATGAGTTGGAGTTACGCCTGAATAAAATGTTTAAGAACGGTCTGCGCCTATGGGGTAATTTCAATATGACGCATGCCGAAAACCTTGTATTAAAATATGATGATGCACAATTCTTGCCAAGTTATCAAAAAACAGCAGGATACGCTATCGGACAGGATCACTCTTATCTAAGTAATGGCTATGCTAATACATGGGATGAAGTTATTGGAATGACTGATCACAATACAAATGATAACCAGAAATTACCTGGTCAATATGTCATTGTTGACTTTAATGGCGACGGAGTGATTGACACTAATGATAACGCACCTTATGGATATACTGGAACTCCTCAAAATACATACAATGCTACTGTTGGTTTTGAATGGAAAGGATTCAGTGCTTTTGTTCAGTTCTATGGGGTAACCAATGTTGATCGTTATGTATCCTTTACCTCACTCAACGGTAAATTGAATACTGTTTTTGATGAAGGGGCTTACTGGACAGTAAAAAATACAAATGCAGATGCACCCATGCCACGATGGAATTCTACACCAAATTATTATGAGGGGACTCGCTACCACTATGACGGTTCGTTTATTCGCTTAAAAAATGCTGAAATAGCCTATACATTTACTGATGGTTGGATAAAGAAAATGGGTCTCTCTAACCTGAAAATTTATTTGAATGGTAATAATTTGTGGGTATGGACACGTATGCCAGATGATCGTGAATCGAACTTTGCCGGTACAGGTTTGGCTTCTCAAGGAGCTTATCCTACATTGAAACGTTTCAATTTGGGAATAAAATTCAATCTTTAA
- a CDS encoding family 43 glycosylhydrolase, which produces MKKKITTILIGLCSLFYPLTGTAQSTSFKTFMNPVIPGDHSDCTLTKVGDHFYTTGSSFNPTPVIYHSTDLIHWEAIAQPVSAAWSSYGDAPSGGCWGGQIVYYNNKYWDFFSRANAMHFVVADKPEGPWSMPVKVNNPSQLPFGLGYDNSVFIDNDGKWYLVVKNGQANNAIVELDTFGQPTGVVYNLAWLNPDNENHPYSWAEGPVMWKHNGYYYYSFAHDVSGGQKVMRSKTLTADKSAWTTPVDMFNENDPNKSTAIFGRPNHSSAAVELSDGTCWVVHPVWARANNNEWYGQGRQGLLNQVRYDSENNVVADYPVNMVKKAPLLPSGGIPFMVPKSDFFTTEKLNPEWSFWGYTKTSLVSLSDRPDWLRLTPKSLTKANTVIKTDAEHNYSLITRLDFKPDSTSDEAGIRIMNGLENLFAKIYSTINSKGEKIICFSFDQVHYEIENNIGNIVWLKLERNNHELTGFFSQDGVKWMPVGNKINVETLDRFTSNYNGWCGNRQGLYVQGTKYADFDLYIYRDAYSPILAECPANQYGTMKTVLSNGGALLDDIHNNDWALYAGVEFGNKNYNKKSGNISISASCATKGGKVEVWLDSIGTGKKIAICNIKNTGNLSNVKTFTAKTIPTTGRHDVYLKFVGENGDKLFALKDFVFTCK; this is translated from the coding sequence ATGAAAAAGAAAATTACAACAATTCTAATTGGCTTATGCAGCTTATTTTATCCCTTGACGGGAACTGCACAATCTACTTCGTTTAAAACATTTATGAATCCGGTAATTCCCGGAGATCATTCAGATTGTACATTAACTAAAGTCGGTGATCATTTTTATACAACAGGTTCTTCGTTTAATCCGACTCCTGTTATTTATCATTCTACAGATTTAATACATTGGGAAGCTATTGCTCAACCGGTTTCTGCAGCATGGTCTTCATATGGAGATGCTCCTAGTGGAGGATGCTGGGGCGGACAAATAGTTTATTATAATAACAAGTATTGGGACTTTTTTTCAAGAGCCAACGCAATGCATTTTGTTGTTGCAGATAAACCTGAAGGACCATGGAGCATGCCTGTTAAAGTAAATAATCCATCTCAGCTTCCATTTGGTCTTGGTTATGATAACTCAGTTTTTATTGATAATGATGGAAAATGGTATTTGGTTGTTAAAAATGGACAAGCAAATAATGCAATTGTAGAATTAGATACGTTTGGACAGCCAACCGGAGTTGTTTACAATTTAGCCTGGCTGAATCCTGATAATGAAAATCATCCGTACAGTTGGGCTGAAGGACCGGTTATGTGGAAACATAATGGATATTATTATTATTCATTTGCTCATGATGTATCTGGTGGACAAAAAGTTATGCGAAGTAAAACGCTAACAGCAGATAAATCAGCCTGGACCACACCTGTAGATATGTTTAATGAGAATGATCCGAATAAATCAACAGCTATCTTTGGGAGGCCAAATCATAGTTCGGCAGCCGTAGAGTTAAGCGATGGTACATGTTGGGTAGTTCATCCTGTTTGGGCCAGAGCAAATAATAATGAATGGTATGGACAAGGTCGTCAAGGATTGCTGAATCAGGTAAGATATGATTCTGAAAATAACGTAGTTGCTGATTATCCGGTAAATATGGTTAAAAAAGCACCTTTATTACCTTCTGGCGGAATTCCATTTATGGTTCCTAAATCTGATTTCTTTACTACTGAAAAGCTTAATCCGGAATGGTCGTTTTGGGGGTATACTAAAACCTCACTTGTCTCACTTTCTGATAGACCAGATTGGTTAAGATTAACTCCCAAAAGTCTGACTAAGGCAAATACTGTTATAAAAACGGATGCCGAGCATAACTATTCATTAATTACACGTCTTGATTTCAAGCCGGATTCTACATCTGATGAAGCAGGAATAAGAATTATGAATGGCCTGGAAAATTTGTTTGCTAAAATATATAGTACTATAAATAGTAAAGGTGAAAAAATAATCTGTTTTAGTTTTGATCAGGTTCATTATGAAATCGAAAATAACATAGGCAATATCGTGTGGCTAAAATTAGAAAGAAATAATCATGAACTAACCGGCTTTTTTAGTCAGGATGGTGTAAAATGGATGCCAGTTGGTAATAAAATAAATGTAGAAACACTCGATCGGTTTACTAGTAATTATAATGGATGGTGTGGAAATAGGCAAGGGTTATATGTTCAGGGAACAAAGTATGCTGATTTTGATCTATACATATATCGTGATGCTTATTCACCTATTCTGGCAGAATGTCCGGCAAATCAATATGGAACAATGAAGACTGTGCTTTCAAACGGGGGGGCTTTATTAGACGATATTCATAATAATGATTGGGCTTTATATGCTGGAGTTGAATTTGGAAATAAAAACTATAACAAAAAATCTGGTAACATTTCTATTTCTGCTTCCTGTGCTACTAAAGGTGGTAAGGTTGAAGTATGGCTTGACTCTATAGGTACAGGAAAGAAAATTGCTATCTGCAATATTAAAAATACTGGCAATTTATCGAATGTAAAAACTTTCACTGCTAAAACGATTCCTACAACCGGAAGACATGATGTTTATCTTAAGTTTGTAGGTGAAAATGGTGATAAATTATTTGCATTGAAGGACTTTGTTTTTACATGTAAATGA